The following are encoded together in the Malaya genurostris strain Urasoe2022 chromosome 3, Malgen_1.1, whole genome shotgun sequence genome:
- the LOC131436751 gene encoding small integral membrane protein 13: protein MNLQEGFIAAFSVLTSLFIVIIVVCLGWYLVWKLFLSRFKLVRELLGLAQSTDLPSHPSNGSSVESNKLRSSRRPRRD from the exons ATGAACCTTCAGGAAGGATTTATTGCTGCGTTCTCTGTACTTACATCGCTTTTCATTGTGATTATAGTAGTTTGTTTAG GTTGGTACTTGGTGTGGAAGTTGTTCCTATCGCGCTTCAAATTAGTTCGTGAATTACTCGGATTAGCTCAATCTACTGATTTACCATCCCATCCATCAAACGGCTCATCTGTCGAAAGTAACAAATTGCGTAGCAGTCGAAGACCACGTAGAGATTAG
- the LOC131436749 gene encoding U5 small nuclear ribonucleoprotein TSSC4, translating to MSYEERKNALFASLETAEREIPVGSILHQQDFSHDRRVSINEDRQDHQRSASKSIKKFRGRESIFKRPALPINRCLPTSRVPDFKKNPHKWTKYSLEDVDISDRTNTAAAFSFLREMETQKQEDEKMAEEVSSGGSTSFRGKVRFNRSLKLKSHLEEEDEPSQSKDDTPKVKGSKVLMPEYVVGQKIKKTKSVRLGTATSKRDRSKELKLDHLLEEEGDSGD from the exons ATGAGCTatgaagaaagaaaaaatgctCTTTTCGCCAGTTTGGAAACAGCGGAACGAGAAATTCCCGTTGGGTCAATCTTACACCAGCAGGACTTTAGTCACGATCGAAGAGTATCGATCAATGAAGATCGACAAGACCACCAGCGTTCAGCTTCAAagtcaattaaaaaatttcgCGGACGAGAAAGTATCTTTAAGCGACCGGCTCTTCCGATAAACCGATGTCTACCCACTTCGCGTGTTCCGGATTTCAAA AAAAATCCTCACAAATGGACCAAGTATTCTCTGGAGGATGTGGACATCAGTGACCGGACTAACACAGCGGCTGCGTTCAGTTTTTTGCGGGAGATGGAAACACAAAAGCAGGAAGACGAAAAAATGGCTGAAGAAGTTTCAAGTGGAGGATCCACCAGCTTTCGTGGTAAAGTACGATTCAATCGcagtttgaaattgaaatctcaTCTCGAGGAAGAGGACGAACCGTCGCAGTCGAAAGATGACACTCCGAAAGTTAAGGGGTCAAAGGTGCTCATGCCGGAATACGTGGTGGGACAAAAGATCAAAAAGACCAAGTCTGTTAGGCTTGGAACTGCTACGTCAAAGAGAGACAGAAGCAAGGAGTTAAAGTTGGATCATTTATTGGAAGAGGAAGGTGACTCGGGAGATTGA
- the LOC131436750 gene encoding N-alpha-acetyltransferase daf-31 has translation MNIRCAKPEDLMNMQHCNLLCLPENYQMKYYFYHGLTWPQLSYVAEDDKENIVGYVLAKMEEPEPGEESTHGHITSLAVKRSYRRLGLAQKLMNQASQAMVECFNAQYVSLHVRKSNRAALNLYTNSLGFRILEIEPKYYADGEDAYSMRRDLLEFSKVVSAAREINSNSEHNDDIITNHRGGNHAGHDGHCC, from the coding sequence ATGAACATACGCTGCGCAAAACCGGAGGATCTCATGAATATGCAGCATTGCAACTTGCTGTGCCTGCCAGAGAACTATCAGATGAAATATTATTTCTACCACGGCCTGACATGGCCGCAGCTTAGTTATGTAGCTGAAGACGACAAAGAGAACATCGTCGGTTACGTGTTAGCCAAGATGGAAGAACCGGAGCCGGGTGAGGAGAGTACACATGGACACATTACTTCACTGGCGGTTAAACGGTCATATCGTCGACTCGGGCTGGCGCAGAAACTGATGAATCAAGCATCCCAGGCAATGGTGGAATGCTTTAATGCCCAGTACGTGTCGTTGCACGTCAGAAAGTCCAATCGGGCTGCTCTGAATCTGTACACTAATTCGTTGggtttcagaattctggaaatagAACCCAAATACTATGCCGACGGCGAGGACGCCTACTCAATGCGACGTGATCTGCTGGAGTTCTCGAAAGTGGTTTCTGCTGCCCGGGAAATTAACTCCAATTCAGAGCATAATGACGACATAATAACCAACCACCGAGGCGGTAACCACGCTGGACACGATGGCCATTGTTGCTAA